The proteins below are encoded in one region of Peribacillus muralis:
- the folB gene encoding dihydroneopterin aldolase, whose product MDKIFVNKMDFYGYHGVFPEETKLGQRFKVDLTVETDLAKAGKSDDLKDSINYGELYELCKGVVEGEPFKLVEAVAEKIASELLQKYPSIDNCTVKVYKPDPPIAGHYDSVAIEIVRGR is encoded by the coding sequence TTGGATAAGATATTTGTCAATAAAATGGATTTCTATGGGTATCATGGTGTTTTCCCTGAAGAAACGAAGCTTGGTCAGCGTTTTAAAGTCGATCTGACCGTCGAGACCGATTTAGCCAAGGCGGGAAAGAGTGACGATCTAAAGGACTCGATAAACTACGGAGAGTTATATGAATTGTGTAAAGGCGTGGTAGAGGGGGAGCCTTTTAAGCTAGTGGAGGCTGTTGCTGAAAAGATTGCTTCTGAACTGCTTCAAAAATATCCATCAATAGATAACTGCACGGTCAAGGTGTATAAACCGGATCCTCCGATAGCGGGACACTATGACTCGGTTGCAATAGAGATTGTGAGAGGACGCTGA
- the tilS gene encoding tRNA lysidine(34) synthetase TilS, whose product MIKEKVLNTIYRNELIQEKTKLVVGVSGGPDSMVLLHILKEIQPLFQYEMIVASVDHMFRGEESYEDYQYVERICARWGIAFEGKRIDVPARMKLTGESSQITSRKLRFAFYEEVMDKHKGETLVLGHHGDDQIETMLMRLTRGATGKARAGIPIKRRFHTGQLIRPLLEITKSQIMEYADLHGIEPRLDPSNDQDTYLRNRFRHEVLPFLKQENGKVHEHFQRFSEELYDDEAFLSNLVSSKMSNVWIKRDENQAVIKIDEVLAMPKPLQRRAIQLILNYLYLERPSSLSALHIDQLLVLFFNPQPSAELHLPEGLIAEKSYQTCIFRFFRQKSQKYSLKLQIPGETILPNGYKIKAHYIKEEIPALRGNHSFILPESAVRFPLAVRTRKEGERMAVKGLCGTKKLKDIFINEKIPMQERNVWPVIIDHAGTVIWLPGIKKSDVEPDMFSDETSLIYLEYKKA is encoded by the coding sequence ATGATAAAGGAAAAAGTTCTCAACACTATCTATAGAAATGAATTGATCCAGGAAAAGACGAAATTGGTCGTAGGTGTTTCAGGAGGTCCGGACTCGATGGTCCTTCTGCATATCCTGAAGGAAATCCAACCGCTTTTTCAATACGAAATGATCGTTGCAAGTGTCGACCATATGTTCCGCGGTGAAGAATCATATGAAGATTATCAATATGTCGAGCGAATATGCGCACGATGGGGCATCGCCTTTGAAGGGAAAAGGATCGATGTCCCTGCCCGGATGAAGCTTACGGGGGAAAGCTCCCAAATAACGTCAAGGAAGCTACGTTTTGCTTTCTATGAAGAAGTCATGGATAAGCATAAGGGCGAAACACTCGTGCTGGGACATCATGGAGATGATCAAATCGAAACGATGCTCATGCGTTTAACCAGGGGGGCGACGGGAAAGGCGCGGGCAGGCATTCCCATAAAGCGGCGCTTTCACACGGGCCAGCTGATTAGGCCATTGCTTGAAATCACGAAGTCACAAATCATGGAGTATGCCGATCTTCATGGTATTGAACCGAGGCTCGACCCAAGCAATGATCAAGATACCTATCTCAGGAACCGCTTTAGGCACGAGGTCCTACCATTTTTAAAGCAGGAAAACGGAAAGGTCCATGAGCACTTCCAGCGTTTCAGTGAAGAGCTTTATGATGATGAGGCGTTTTTGTCGAACCTCGTTTCAAGTAAAATGTCCAACGTATGGATCAAGCGGGACGAAAATCAAGCGGTCATTAAGATTGATGAGGTCCTCGCGATGCCTAAACCTTTACAAAGAAGAGCGATTCAACTAATATTAAACTATCTTTATTTGGAGAGACCTTCATCGCTTTCAGCATTACATATTGATCAACTTTTAGTTTTGTTTTTTAATCCTCAACCATCTGCAGAATTGCATCTTCCGGAGGGCTTGATTGCGGAAAAATCATATCAAACTTGCATCTTTCGATTTTTTCGGCAAAAAAGCCAAAAATATTCCCTTAAATTACAAATTCCCGGTGAGACTATTCTTCCGAATGGATATAAGATTAAAGCGCACTATATAAAAGAGGAAATTCCGGCACTTAGGGGAAATCATTCTTTCATACTTCCCGAATCCGCTGTTCGGTTTCCGCTTGCCGTCCGAACAAGGAAAGAAGGCGAACGGATGGCAGTCAAGGGATTGTGCGGCACTAAAAAGTTGAAGGATATTTTCATCAATGAAAAAATCCCGATGCAGGAAAGAAATGTGTGGCCGGTCATCATCGATCATGCGGGGACGGTCATTTGGCTTCCCGGTATAAAGAAATCTGATGTTGAACCGGATATGTTTTCTGATGAAACATCTTTAATCTACTTAGAATATAAAAAAGCTTAA
- the folP gene encoding dihydropteroate synthase, with protein sequence MSLAGASKLICGSFELDYSKKTLIMGILNVTPDSFSDGGKYNRVDAALKHAERMVKDGADILDIGGESTRPNYERISDDEEIERVAPIIEAISRNIEIPISIDTYKSKVAQEAVRAGAHILNDIWGGKADTLMAEVAAESGVPIILMHNRDNMEYGHFVRDVFQDLYESIMIVKRAGVKEENIILDPGIGFAKDLKFNLEMMRNLDKLVALGYPVLLATSRKSMIGHVLDLPPEERMEGTAATICHGIQQGCQMVRVHDVKEMARTAKMMDALLGKGDGIG encoded by the coding sequence ATGTCATTAGCTGGAGCGTCAAAACTTATATGCGGTTCATTTGAATTGGATTACAGCAAGAAAACCTTAATTATGGGTATTTTGAATGTTACGCCGGACTCGTTCTCGGATGGAGGGAAATATAATCGGGTGGATGCGGCCTTGAAGCATGCGGAGCGGATGGTGAAAGACGGGGCGGATATTCTGGATATAGGAGGTGAGTCCACCCGTCCTAATTATGAGAGGATATCGGATGATGAGGAAATAGAAAGGGTTGCCCCGATCATTGAGGCCATTTCCCGGAATATTGAAATACCGATATCGATTGATACATATAAATCAAAGGTTGCCCAAGAGGCTGTGAGGGCGGGGGCCCATATCTTAAATGATATTTGGGGAGGCAAAGCCGATACATTGATGGCAGAGGTTGCAGCGGAATCTGGTGTGCCCATTATTTTGATGCATAATCGGGATAATATGGAGTATGGTCATTTCGTTCGGGATGTGTTTCAGGACTTATACGAAAGCATCATGATTGTAAAGCGTGCTGGCGTCAAGGAAGAAAATATCATCCTCGATCCAGGCATCGGGTTTGCAAAAGACTTAAAATTCAATTTGGAAATGATGAGGAATCTTGATAAGCTTGTAGCATTAGGCTACCCCGTCCTGCTTGCGACCTCCAGAAAGTCCATGATCGGTCACGTTCTGGATCTACCTCCAGAAGAACGGATGGAAGGGACTGCCGCTACAATCTGCCATGGTATTCAACAAGGCTGTCAAATGGTTCGGGTGCACGATGTAAAGGAAATGGCACGAACTGCAAAGATGATGGATGCACTTTTAGGAAAAGGTGATGGAATTGGATAA
- the folK gene encoding 2-amino-4-hydroxy-6-hydroxymethyldihydropteridine diphosphokinase — protein sequence MLNIAYLSIGSNLGNRLDTFERAFQLFTENPHIRLTGCSSFYETDPIGYADQDCFLNAVLKVETDLQPEELLRVCMQIEQKLGRKRELRWGPRTLDLDILLYNHETIETEILSVPHPRMHERAFVIVPLMEVDPSIRIPHMHAPLSDLLEQIPDKEGVRLWKVKNGEGAFALFES from the coding sequence GTGTTAAATATTGCTTACCTATCAATAGGATCGAACCTGGGCAATCGTCTCGATACATTCGAGAGGGCTTTCCAATTATTTACTGAAAATCCGCATATCAGGTTGACAGGCTGCTCTTCATTTTATGAAACGGATCCAATCGGATATGCTGATCAGGACTGTTTTTTAAATGCTGTGCTTAAGGTGGAAACCGACTTGCAGCCAGAAGAGTTACTTCGCGTTTGTATGCAAATCGAACAAAAATTAGGGAGAAAAAGGGAATTGAGGTGGGGTCCCCGTACTTTGGACCTTGACATTTTGTTATATAATCATGAAACTATTGAGACAGAGATTCTTTCGGTCCCGCACCCCCGTATGCACGAGAGGGCGTTTGTTATCGTGCCTTTAATGGAGGTGGACCCTAGTATCAGGATTCCGCACATGCATGCACCATTGAGCGACCTGCTTGAACAGATTCCGGATAAAGAAGGAGTTCGATTATGGAAGGTGAAAAATGGGGAAGGCGCATTCGCGCTTTTCGAAAGTTAA
- the ftsH gene encoding ATP-dependent zinc metalloprotease FtsH, producing the protein MNRIFRNTIFYLLIFLVIIGIVSIFNNNNEPNVKMTQDEFYKHLESGDVTSLTMQPESSVFEITGQLKGYEENKKFVTYVPFSEYSQSRINDAANKLDKDIITVEPPEKTSGWVTFFTSIIPFVIIFILFFFLLNQAQGGGGGRVMNFGKSKAKLYNDDKKKVRFNDVAGADEEKQELVEVVEFLKDPRKFAELGARIPKGVLLVGPPGTGKTLLARAVAGEAGTPFFSISGSDFVEMFVGVGASRVRDLFENAKKNAPCIIFIDEIDAVGRQRGAGLGGGHDEREQTLNQLLVEMDGFGGNEGIIIIAATNRADVLDPALLRPGRFDRQITVGRPDVKGREEVLKVHARNKPLAETVDLKAIAQRTPGFSGADLENLLNEAALVAARQDKKKIDMSDLDEASDRVIAGPAKKNRVISKKERNIVAWHEAGHTIIGLVLDDAEVVHKVTIVPRGQAGGYAVMLPKEDRFFMTEPELKDKIVGLLGGRVSEEVTFGEVSTGAHNDFQRATGIARSMVMEYGMSKLGPLQFGNSQGQVFLGRDFNNDQNYSDAIAYEIDLEIQRIIKEAYERCKKILTENREKLDLVAKTLLEVETLDAEQIQSLYHNGKLPDRDYTALNGNLSADDNVKVNINTKKEEKEALLDPLDKRGPEDLEITEEGLNTPPINEGAPQDKPLSFPNEDDNKKS; encoded by the coding sequence ATGAATCGGATCTTCCGTAATACGATATTTTATTTACTGATCTTTTTGGTCATCATTGGGATTGTAAGCATCTTTAATAATAACAATGAACCAAACGTGAAAATGACCCAAGATGAATTCTATAAGCATTTGGAGAGTGGGGACGTTACATCACTTACGATGCAGCCCGAAAGCAGTGTCTTTGAAATCACTGGTCAGCTCAAAGGTTATGAGGAAAACAAGAAATTCGTGACGTATGTGCCGTTCAGTGAGTATTCGCAAAGCCGGATCAATGACGCTGCAAACAAGCTGGATAAAGACATCATCACTGTCGAGCCTCCAGAAAAGACAAGTGGCTGGGTGACATTTTTCACTTCCATCATTCCATTTGTAATCATTTTTATCCTATTCTTCTTTTTACTTAACCAAGCTCAGGGCGGCGGCGGTGGCCGCGTCATGAATTTCGGGAAAAGTAAGGCGAAATTGTATAATGATGATAAGAAAAAAGTTCGCTTCAATGATGTTGCCGGAGCGGATGAAGAAAAGCAGGAACTTGTGGAGGTCGTCGAATTCCTGAAGGACCCTCGCAAATTTGCCGAGCTTGGAGCCCGCATTCCTAAAGGGGTGCTCTTGGTTGGACCACCTGGTACAGGTAAAACTTTACTTGCACGGGCGGTGGCCGGTGAAGCAGGAACTCCTTTCTTCTCAATCAGCGGTTCTGATTTCGTTGAGATGTTCGTGGGTGTCGGTGCATCCCGTGTTCGTGATTTATTTGAGAATGCTAAGAAAAATGCACCATGTATCATCTTCATCGATGAAATTGATGCAGTGGGACGTCAACGTGGCGCAGGCCTAGGCGGCGGTCACGATGAACGTGAACAAACACTGAATCAATTGCTCGTTGAAATGGATGGATTCGGCGGCAATGAAGGAATCATCATCATAGCTGCGACTAACCGTGCTGATGTATTGGATCCGGCATTATTGCGTCCAGGACGTTTTGACCGTCAAATTACGGTTGGCCGCCCGGATGTCAAGGGCCGTGAAGAAGTGCTTAAGGTGCATGCACGCAATAAACCTTTGGCGGAAACCGTCGACCTGAAAGCGATCGCCCAGCGTACACCAGGCTTTTCCGGAGCCGATCTTGAAAACTTACTTAATGAAGCGGCGCTTGTGGCTGCCCGTCAAGATAAGAAGAAGATTGATATGTCCGACTTGGATGAAGCTTCAGATCGCGTCATTGCCGGACCTGCCAAGAAAAACCGTGTCATTTCCAAGAAGGAACGAAATATTGTCGCATGGCACGAAGCCGGCCATACCATCATCGGCTTGGTTCTCGATGATGCCGAGGTCGTTCATAAGGTTACGATCGTCCCTCGTGGTCAAGCTGGCGGATATGCAGTGATGCTTCCGAAAGAAGATCGTTTCTTCATGACGGAGCCTGAATTGAAAGATAAAATCGTCGGACTTTTAGGCGGCCGTGTATCCGAGGAAGTTACATTCGGTGAAGTGAGTACTGGAGCGCATAATGACTTCCAGCGTGCAACGGGCATAGCTCGCAGCATGGTCATGGAATATGGCATGAGCAAACTTGGACCGCTTCAGTTCGGTAATTCCCAAGGTCAGGTTTTCTTGGGCCGCGATTTCAATAATGATCAGAATTATTCAGATGCAATCGCATATGAAATCGATCTTGAAATCCAACGCATTATCAAGGAAGCGTACGAAAGATGTAAGAAAATCCTTACTGAAAATCGTGAAAAACTTGATTTGGTTGCTAAAACCTTGCTTGAGGTGGAAACACTTGATGCAGAGCAAATCCAAAGCTTATACCACAATGGTAAATTGCCAGATCGCGATTATACCGCTCTGAATGGCAATTTATCGGCTGATGATAATGTCAAGGTGAACATCAATACGAAGAAGGAAGAAAAAGAGGCCCTATTGGATCCATTGGATAAAAGGGGACCTGAGGACCTTGAAATAACGGAGGAAGGGCTTAATACCCCTCCGATCAATGAAGGGGCTCCTCAAGATAAGCCGCTTTCCTTCCCGAACGAAGATGACAATAAAAAGTCTTAA
- a CDS encoding helix-turn-helix domain-containing protein, with protein MEGEKWGRRIRAFRKLKGYTQEGFARAIGVSVSLLGEIERGNRIPSEAFLMEVADILHVSIEELQPPEDK; from the coding sequence ATGGAAGGTGAAAAATGGGGAAGGCGCATTCGCGCTTTTCGAAAGTTAAAGGGTTATACCCAGGAAGGCTTTGCGAGGGCAATAGGTGTTTCCGTTTCGTTGCTGGGAGAAATAGAAAGAGGGAACCGCATCCCTTCTGAGGCATTTTTAATGGAAGTGGCGGATATCCTTCATGTGTCCATTGAGGAGCTTCAGCCTCCAGAGGATAAATGA
- a CDS encoding peptidyl-prolyl cis-trans isomerase: MPKQKLRAIIAGLALLNLLTIIIFVIKPLIFSKSVIGEETAAKVGSKDISREAWINELEKRYGEDVLEEMVDKEVVKQAAEKYKVKISDKEIDRELKMMKTMYGAAGQTLNKSTDQLRQEVQSSLLLEKLLTKDVSVSGAVMEKYYEENKDVYRIPTTYHISHITTSTKKQAERIRHELEKGVSFEVLAMEKSLDEFTANQGGDMGYISQANEQVPKEYIEAAEKLQANKWSEAIKTEDGWAVLYLHEKIKGKQYKYEEVKDKIHRQIALEQIQAPVSGKIFWDEFDVEWFYGSKEQK, translated from the coding sequence TTGCCTAAACAAAAGCTTAGGGCGATTATTGCCGGCCTTGCCTTGTTGAACCTTTTGACTATCATCATCTTTGTCATAAAACCATTAATCTTCTCTAAATCCGTAATTGGGGAGGAAACGGCCGCCAAGGTTGGATCCAAGGATATTTCCCGGGAAGCATGGATTAATGAGCTTGAAAAGAGATATGGAGAAGACGTACTTGAGGAAATGGTGGATAAAGAGGTAGTGAAGCAGGCAGCAGAAAAATACAAAGTGAAAATTTCTGATAAAGAGATTGATCGTGAACTTAAAATGATGAAGACGATGTATGGAGCTGCGGGTCAGACTCTTAATAAAAGCACCGATCAGTTGAGGCAGGAAGTTCAATCGAGCCTCCTGCTCGAGAAGCTGCTCACCAAGGACGTTTCTGTCTCAGGAGCCGTCATGGAGAAATATTATGAAGAAAATAAGGACGTCTATCGGATTCCCACCACGTATCATATATCCCATATAACCACGTCTACGAAAAAGCAGGCGGAAAGAATCAGGCATGAATTGGAGAAAGGGGTCTCCTTTGAGGTGTTGGCTATGGAAAAATCCCTGGATGAATTCACCGCCAATCAGGGTGGTGATATGGGGTATATATCACAGGCTAACGAGCAGGTTCCTAAGGAATACATTGAAGCAGCAGAAAAATTACAAGCCAATAAGTGGAGTGAGGCAATCAAGACGGAGGATGGCTGGGCCGTTCTTTATCTTCATGAAAAAATTAAGGGCAAACAGTATAAATACGAGGAAGTTAAAGATAAAATACACCGCCAAATAGCTCTTGAACAGATTCAGGCACCCGTTTCGGGAAAGATCTTCTGGGACGAATTTGATGTAGAATGGTTTTATGGATCGAAGGAACAAAAGTAG
- the cysK gene encoding cysteine synthase A, which translates to MARIANSVIDLIGQTPIVKLNKLQQENSADIYLKLEYFNPGSSVKDRIALAMIESAEKKGILKSGDTIIEPTSGNTGIGLAMVAAAKGYKTILVMPETMSLERRNLLRAYGAELVLTPGPEGMKGAIAKATELSKEKGYFIPQQFENEANPEVHRNTTGPEIVEAFGDEGLDAFVAGIGTGGTITGAGEVLREKYPDIKIYAVEPADSPVLSGGSPGPHKIQGIGAGFVPSILNTDLYDEIIQVNTEESFDYARRAAKEEGILGGISSGGAIAAAIKVAEKLGKGKKVLAIIPSNGERYLSTPLYNFE; encoded by the coding sequence ATGGCACGTATAGCTAATTCTGTTATCGATTTGATTGGGCAAACACCTATCGTGAAGTTAAACAAGCTTCAACAGGAAAATAGTGCGGATATTTATTTGAAACTTGAGTACTTTAATCCGGGCAGCAGTGTAAAAGACCGCATCGCACTTGCCATGATCGAGTCAGCGGAGAAAAAAGGTATCCTTAAGTCGGGTGATACGATCATTGAACCTACTAGTGGAAACACAGGTATCGGACTTGCGATGGTGGCGGCAGCGAAAGGCTATAAAACGATCCTTGTTATGCCGGAAACGATGAGCCTGGAACGCCGTAATTTACTACGTGCTTATGGAGCGGAATTAGTCCTTACGCCTGGACCGGAAGGAATGAAGGGTGCCATCGCTAAGGCGACTGAGCTTTCCAAAGAAAAGGGGTATTTCATTCCACAGCAATTCGAGAATGAAGCCAATCCTGAAGTTCATCGCAACACTACTGGTCCTGAAATCGTCGAGGCATTTGGTGATGAAGGTCTGGATGCTTTCGTAGCAGGTATCGGTACAGGGGGGACGATAACGGGTGCGGGTGAAGTCCTGCGTGAGAAATACCCTGATATCAAGATTTACGCAGTTGAACCTGCGGATTCTCCTGTATTATCCGGTGGGAGCCCGGGACCGCATAAAATTCAAGGTATCGGTGCTGGGTTTGTCCCAAGTATTTTGAATACAGACCTCTATGACGAAATCATTCAAGTCAATACTGAGGAATCATTCGATTACGCCCGCCGTGCAGCCAAAGAGGAGGGAATCCTTGGTGGGATTTCTTCCGGAGGTGCCATTGCAGCGGCCATTAAAGTGGCTGAAAAACTGGGAAAAGGCAAAAAGGTCCTAGCGATCATTCCTAGTAATGGAGAACGTTACTTAAGCACACCGCTATATAACTTTGAATAA
- the hpt gene encoding hypoxanthine phosphoribosyltransferase: protein MQNDIEKVLITEEELQKKIRELGAQLEADYQGKFPLAIGVLKGAMPFMSDLLKRVDTHLEMDFMDVSSYGNSTVSSGEVKIIKDLDASVEGRDILIIEDIIDSGLTLSYLAELFRYRKAKSIKIVTLLDKPTGRKADITPDYAGFIVPDAFVVGYGLDFAEKYRNLPYIGILKPEIYSN from the coding sequence ATGCAAAACGACATTGAAAAAGTGTTAATCACAGAGGAAGAACTTCAAAAAAAAATCAGGGAACTGGGTGCACAGCTTGAGGCTGATTACCAAGGGAAGTTCCCTTTGGCTATCGGAGTGCTGAAAGGCGCTATGCCATTTATGTCAGACTTGCTGAAGCGTGTGGATACACATCTTGAGATGGACTTCATGGATGTTTCAAGCTATGGTAACTCAACAGTATCTTCCGGTGAAGTGAAAATCATCAAGGACCTTGATGCATCAGTGGAGGGCCGTGACATTTTAATCATCGAAGACATTATCGACAGCGGTTTGACACTTAGCTATCTTGCGGAGCTGTTCCGCTATAGAAAAGCTAAATCAATTAAAATCGTTACCTTATTGGATAAACCGACAGGCCGGAAAGCTGATATCACTCCCGATTATGCCGGATTTATCGTTCCTGATGCATTCGTTGTCGGATACGGTCTGGATTTTGCCGAAAAATATCGCAATCTCCCGTATATTGGCATATTGAAGCCTGAAATTTACTCGAATTGA
- a CDS encoding type III pantothenate kinase — protein MIFVLDVGNTNIVLGVYDEDILKYHWRIETSRHKTEDEYGMVIKSLLQHEGLSFDQFDGIIISSVVPPIMFALERMCKKYFGIKPLIVGPGIKTGLNIKYENPREVGADRIVNAVAGIQEYGSPLIIVDFGTATTYCYINEDKQYMGGAIAPGINISTEALYSKAAKLPRIEISRPDGIIGKNTVSAMQAGILYGYVGQVEGIVNRIKEQSNLEPTVIATGGLATLIANESTVIDIVEPFLTLKGLQLIYKRNREQVKK, from the coding sequence ATGATTTTTGTATTGGATGTTGGAAATACGAATATAGTATTAGGCGTATACGATGAAGATATTCTAAAATATCATTGGCGAATCGAGACTAGCCGCCATAAGACGGAAGATGAATATGGAATGGTCATAAAGTCTTTGCTGCAACATGAAGGCCTTTCGTTTGATCAATTCGATGGAATCATAATCTCTTCGGTAGTTCCGCCAATCATGTTTGCGCTAGAACGTATGTGCAAAAAGTACTTTGGCATAAAACCGCTAATAGTGGGACCTGGAATCAAAACTGGTTTGAATATTAAATATGAGAATCCCCGTGAAGTGGGTGCGGACCGAATCGTCAATGCCGTTGCAGGCATTCAGGAGTATGGAAGCCCTCTCATTATCGTGGATTTCGGCACGGCAACGACATATTGCTATATAAACGAGGATAAACAATACATGGGCGGGGCCATTGCTCCTGGTATTAACATATCTACAGAAGCGCTTTATTCGAAAGCTGCCAAGCTTCCAAGGATAGAAATCAGCCGGCCTGATGGCATCATTGGCAAGAATACGGTTTCGGCCATGCAGGCAGGAATATTATATGGTTATGTTGGACAGGTCGAAGGAATTGTCAACCGAATAAAGGAGCAAAGTAATCTGGAGCCAACGGTGATTGCAACGGGCGGATTAGCAACCTTGATTGCTAATGAGTCCACTGTGATTGATATCGTGGAACCATTTTTGACCTTGAAGGGATTACAGCTCATCTATAAACGTAATCGTGAGCAAGTGAAGAAATAA
- the dusB gene encoding tRNA dihydrouridine synthase DusB: protein MLKIGDIEMKNPVVLAPMAGVCNSAFRLTVKEFGAGLVCAEMVSDKGIVLQNARTMNMLYIDEREKPLSLQIFGGEKKSLVEAAQFVDKNTTADIIDINMGCPVPKITKCDAGAKWLLDPNKIYEMVSAVVDVVEKPVTVKMRIGWDEEHVFAIENAQAVERAGGKAVSMHGRTRVQMYEGQANWDIIREVKKAINIPLIGNGDVESPQDAERMLKETGVDGVMIGRAALGNPWMIYRTVKYLETGQLMDEPSVREKMDVCVLHMDRLIALKNENVAVREMRKHASWYLKGVKGNGNARKGINECETREDVVRLLYGLVDEIEAKEMNIQMV from the coding sequence GTGTTAAAAATAGGCGATATAGAAATGAAAAATCCGGTAGTGCTAGCGCCGATGGCGGGAGTCTGTAACTCGGCATTCCGCCTGACGGTCAAGGAGTTCGGTGCTGGTCTAGTATGTGCGGAGATGGTCAGTGACAAGGGAATTGTACTCCAAAATGCCAGAACGATGAATATGCTGTATATAGATGAAAGGGAAAAGCCGTTAAGCCTGCAAATCTTTGGCGGGGAAAAGAAATCGCTGGTGGAAGCTGCACAATTCGTAGATAAGAATACTACCGCCGACATCATTGATATCAATATGGGATGCCCTGTTCCAAAAATCACAAAATGTGATGCAGGGGCGAAATGGCTTCTTGATCCGAATAAAATTTATGAAATGGTTTCTGCGGTTGTTGATGTTGTCGAAAAGCCTGTAACCGTGAAAATGCGCATTGGCTGGGATGAAGAGCATGTGTTTGCGATTGAGAATGCTCAGGCAGTTGAACGCGCAGGTGGTAAAGCCGTTTCCATGCACGGGAGAACCCGAGTGCAAATGTATGAAGGCCAAGCTAACTGGGACATCATTCGTGAAGTGAAGAAAGCGATCAATATTCCCCTTATCGGGAATGGAGATGTGGAATCCCCGCAAGATGCTGAACGCATGTTGAAGGAAACTGGAGTTGACGGTGTCATGATCGGCCGTGCAGCTTTAGGTAACCCATGGATGATTTACCGGACCGTTAAGTATTTGGAAACCGGTCAATTGATGGACGAACCTTCAGTTCGTGAAAAGATGGATGTTTGTGTACTTCACATGGATCGCCTTATTGCACTGAAAAATGAAAACGTCGCTGTTCGTGAAATGCGTAAACATGCTTCTTGGTATTTAAAAGGTGTTAAAGGAAATGGTAATGCCCGTAAAGGGATTAACGAATGTGAAACAAGAGAAGATGTCGTGAGACTTCTTTATGGATTGGTCGATGAAATCGAAGCGAAGGAAATGAACATTCAAATGGTCTGA
- the hslO gene encoding Hsp33 family molecular chaperone HslO has product MKDYLVKALGYEGQVRAYAVSTTETVGEAQRRHYTWPTASAALGRAMTAGVMMGGMMKGEEKLTIKIEGGGPIGSILVDSNAKGEVRGYVTHPQTHFDLNEHGKLDVRKAVGTDGLLTVVKDIGLRDHFSGQVPLVSGELGEDFTYYFATSEQVPSSVGVGVLVNPDNSILAAGGFIIQLLPGTSDETISKIESRLSTIDPVSKMIQRGLTPEEILTEILGEGNVAILEKMDVEFSCQCSRERISNALISLGKEEIRDIIETEGKAEAQCHFCNETYQFSKEDLEELEEATQK; this is encoded by the coding sequence ATGAAGGATTATCTAGTGAAGGCGTTAGGATATGAGGGACAAGTTCGCGCATATGCCGTTTCAACAACGGAAACCGTAGGAGAGGCACAAAGACGCCATTATACTTGGCCGACTGCCTCTGCAGCCCTTGGGCGTGCAATGACGGCCGGCGTGATGATGGGCGGCATGATGAAAGGTGAAGAAAAACTTACGATTAAAATCGAGGGCGGAGGACCAATCGGGTCAATCCTTGTCGATAGTAATGCAAAGGGCGAAGTTCGTGGATATGTCACGCACCCACAAACTCATTTTGATTTGAATGAACATGGAAAGCTTGATGTCAGGAAAGCGGTGGGGACGGACGGCCTGCTGACCGTCGTCAAGGATATCGGCCTGCGTGATCACTTCTCAGGTCAAGTTCCGCTTGTTTCAGGGGAATTGGGCGAGGATTTCACATATTACTTTGCCACATCCGAACAGGTGCCTTCTTCAGTGGGTGTTGGCGTCCTCGTGAATCCAGACAATTCGATTCTTGCTGCGGGCGGATTCATCATTCAATTGCTGCCTGGTACGTCTGACGAAACAATCTCCAAAATAGAGAGTCGCTTAAGCACGATCGACCCTGTTTCAAAAATGATTCAACGAGGTTTGACACCGGAAGAGATCCTAACGGAAATTTTAGGTGAGGGCAATGTGGCCATTTTAGAAAAAATGGATGTCGAATTTTCCTGTCAATGCTCAAGGGAGAGAATTTCCAATGCATTGATCAGCCTTGGAAAAGAAGAAATTCGGGATATTATCGAGACAGAGGGTAAAGCGGAGGCGCAATGCCATTTTTGTAATGAAACCTACCAATTCTCGAAAGAAGATCTTGAGGAGCTGGAAGAAGCAACACAAAAATAA